The genomic region TAACATTATCAAATTTAGCTTCTACAATAATATTACTATTTTCAGATCCATTTGTACTACTTTATCTTTATCATTAAATTTTAATACAATCTCATTAAAGTATGATTGTAAAATTTGGTCTAGACCATAGTCAATTTGAGTTAATACATTCCCTTTTATGTATTCATTTTAAAATCTCTAAGAAACACCAAAATTAGTAACTACTACACCTCCTTGATTAATAAGAATCGCTTTCTTATTGCTGACACGAATAAAAAAATATTAAACGTCAGGTTTCATAGTTACAAGATCATCAACTGTATTTAACACTTCTATTAAATAAATAACTCTATTTATAACGAGTATACCCATTATAAACAACAAACCTCTCATATGATACCAAGTGAGAGGTTTGTTGTTTTATTTACGTGCCACAATATGTTACATAAGCCTGATCAGATGCCTCAGGTAATGTTGCATATTCATCTTGTTCTTTCGTATATTCATAAGGATTCGATAGTACATCAAGTAGCCGTTCCATCGTACAGTAGTCACCATCAACTGCTGCTTCTAAAGCTTCTTCTACTCTATAGTTCCGTGGAATTATTGCCGGGTTGCTCTTTTTCATTAGGGTTTGTGCTTCTTCTTTTGATTCTTCTTGTTTTTCTAGTCTTTTATTCCATTTTAAATGCCATTTTAAAAATTCTTCGCTTTCGAATAGGTTCTGTCCCTCAAGCTGGTTAAGACTTAATGCACGGAATGTGTTAGTGTAGTCTGCTTTATGTTCCTTCATAAGGTTAAGCAGTTCATTAATCAATGATTGATCCTGTTCCTCTTCACTAAATAAACCTAATTTTGATCTCATACCTACTAACCAATTCTTGCGGTATATATCTGGAAAGGTTTCGATTTCCTCCTGAGCAATTTTAACCGCTTCATCCTGATTTTCATGCAATAGTGGTAATAAGGATTCAGCTAAACGAGCAAGATTCCATGCCCCTATATTCGGTTGATTTCCATAAGCATATCTGCCTTTTACGTCAATTGAACTAAATACAGTTGCAGGGTCATAAGTGTCCATAAATGCACATGGGCCATAATCAATCGTTTCCCCGCTAATTGTCATGTTATCTGTATTCATTACACCATGAACAAATCCAACCAGCATCCATCTAGAAATTAAATCTGCTTGTCGTTTAATTACTTGCCTAAGTAAATATAGGTATCTATTTTCTACACTTTCATATCCCTCAAAGTGTCGCTCTAGTGTATAGTCAGCGAGTGCCTTAAGTTCATCCACTGTTCCCCACTGTGCGATATATTGAAATGTTCCAACACGTATATGACTGGCGGCTACTCTAGTAAGAATTGCCCCTTTTTCATAAGTTTCTCGTCTAACCTCTTCACCCGTTGTGACCACCGCTAAACTACGCGTTGTGGGTATACCTAATGCATACATGGCCTCTGCAATTATATATTCTCTTAGCATCGGACCGAGTGTTGCACGCCCATCTCCACGACGGGAATATGGTGTTCTTCCTGAACCCTTTAACTGTATATCAAAGCGCACCTCTGATGGAGTGACTTGTTCGCCTATTAATACAGCACGTCCATCCCCTAACATCGTAAAGTGTCCAAACTGATGACCTGCATACGCTTGTGCTAATGGTTCTGCAACTGTTGGTATTTTATTTCCTGCAATCTCTGCTACTCCATCTTTATCCTTAAGATGACTAGGACTTAGCCCTAAATCTTTGGCTAATAACTGATTCAATATGATTAATTCCGGATCACGTACAGGAACTGGATCAATTTTTGTGTAAAACTTTTTTGGTAAACGTGCATAGCTATTATCAAGGTTCCAACCTGCTTTATGTTCATCGTTTGTCTCTTTCATTACGTCTCCTTTTTATACCTTATTGTTGTTTTTATACCCATAAGGAATTTAATATTTAATCTATATTTTTAGTTTCTACTACAGACTATAGATTATACGAATTAAACTTAGGACAAAAAATGAAAAACATTCCAGACTCATAATTGATCAGAATGTTTGACGTATAACTATTTTTAATTTTATTATTTTAGCCCGTATATTCCTTCCTTTTATTCTATCCTATAGGAACCATTTATATTCTATAAGAAGAATAGAGTAGACAATATGATTGTACTAGGTTAAAAACCAAGTTTTGAATATCATAAAACAACTTCTCAAAACAAGGTAATTTATTGTCTAGTAGTTACTATTTTAATAACTTTCAAAGTCTCTTTATTGAGATAAACATTCCATATTCAATAAGTGTTCACTTTTAAACTCCTTTTATTAATAGTCTAATGAGCATATTAAACATAAACAGGAGGATTTAAAAAAATAGATTAACACCTCTTTTATTGTTTCAAAATTATAAAACACGATAGGATCCTTATTTCCTTTTTATGTAAACCTATTTAAATGATAAATTCATAGTGAAATCTAACTCATGATAAACTTATATCATTATCAATTTTAGAATAGGTATTGCCAGAGATTTTTTATGGATTCTGTCTAGTATAATAACCCAGACACTAAAGTGTTTTATAGTTAAAAAAAAGCGCTAATATCCCATATAAATTTCGGAGAACTTATACGAGATTTTAGTATTGACTTTATAGGTTTTTATAAAAAATCTTTAAAGTGGTTGTTTCTTAATCATCATTTTTATTATTTGAAATATTATATTGTCATCTATTAGAGTTCATGATACGTTTATTTAAACATACTATAAACGTCATCTACACTAACAACCTGACTCCTACCGAAATTTAAAAGCTCAAGTCCCATATGCTTTCGTTCAGGATTAAAAGAAGCAGTTGTTTCTTTAGGTACTATACAATTATAATTTAATGAGAATGCATAACTACATGTTTCAAGCACACATACATCTGTAGCCGCTCCGACAATGATTAAATTCTTGATATCCTTTGATTTCAAGAGTTCATCTAAGTTGGTATTAAAAAATGCATTCCATCTATTTTTTACAATTAGTTCTTCTCCTTCACGTGGTGCTAATGGAGGAATTATTTCTGCATCAGCGCTTCCTTTAACAAAGTGCTTGTATTTCTTAACCTCAAAACGTTTATCAAGCATTTTCCAATCACTGAAGTCTTCTTCATATTCAGTCTTTACATTGACCACTAGCATATCATTGTTATTAAAGAAGTCTTTCAATTTCACCATTGGTGTAACAATATCTTCTTGCTTTGCTACATCAACATTAAGCATCTGAACAAGCGATCCATCAGGTGCGCCTCCTCCGTATTGCATATCAATTATTAACAGTGCAGTTTCATTTTTATTTAACATATTTTTCCACTCCCTTTTCTTATAATTATTATAATTTGTTTTTTGGTACCTGTCAATGACGTGTGCTCGTTATATGCTTAACTCT from Haloplasma contractile SSD-17B harbors:
- a CDS encoding cysteine hydrolase family protein yields the protein MLNKNETALLIIDMQYGGGAPDGSLVQMLNVDVAKQEDIVTPMVKLKDFFNNNDMLVVNVKTEYEEDFSDWKMLDKRFEVKKYKHFVKGSADAEIIPPLAPREGEELIVKNRWNAFFNTNLDELLKSKDIKNLIIVGAATDVCVLETCSYAFSLNYNCIVPKETTASFNPERKHMGLELLNFGRSQVVSVDDVYSMFK
- a CDS encoding protein adenylyltransferase SelO; its protein translation is MKETNDEHKAGWNLDNSYARLPKKFYTKIDPVPVRDPELIILNQLLAKDLGLSPSHLKDKDGVAEIAGNKIPTVAEPLAQAYAGHQFGHFTMLGDGRAVLIGEQVTPSEVRFDIQLKGSGRTPYSRRGDGRATLGPMLREYIIAEAMYALGIPTTRSLAVVTTGEEVRRETYEKGAILTRVAASHIRVGTFQYIAQWGTVDELKALADYTLERHFEGYESVENRYLYLLRQVIKRQADLISRWMLVGFVHGVMNTDNMTISGETIDYGPCAFMDTYDPATVFSSIDVKGRYAYGNQPNIGAWNLARLAESLLPLLHENQDEAVKIAQEEIETFPDIYRKNWLVGMRSKLGLFSEEEQDQSLINELLNLMKEHKADYTNTFRALSLNQLEGQNLFESEEFLKWHLKWNKRLEKQEESKEEAQTLMKKSNPAIIPRNYRVEEALEAAVDGDYCTMERLLDVLSNPYEYTKEQDEYATLPEASDQAYVTYCGT